A genomic segment from Cinclus cinclus chromosome 11, bCinCin1.1, whole genome shotgun sequence encodes:
- the IRX3 gene encoding iroquois-class homeodomain protein IRX-3, with protein sequence MSFPQLGYQYIRPLYPAERPGSGGSRGGAELAPSGTLSNVLSSMYGAPYAAAAAAQGYGAFLPYAAELPIFPQLGAQYELKESPGVQHAAFPPHHPAFYPYGQYQFGDPSRPKNATRESTSTLKAWLNEHRKNPYPTKGEKIMLAIITKMTLTQVSTWFANARRRLKKENKMTWAPRSRTDEEGNSYGSDHEGEEDKREDEEEIDLENIDTENIESNKDELEDDLQDADLLHSDSKTDSEGSEGFEDLPGSEERYDKASDGEPHHLRHHHLHHHHHHHHHHKCELPATAAPVGPEPLKPPLPPPPPPHLSPPSSASSSSASSPTDGALAGALPKPKIWSLAETATSPDNPRKSPGGGSPPAAAPQPLPLPTPPPHRLVSSCPLGKFPNWTNRAFPAHHHPPHPLALLNTPHLLGLGAAPAAPPAAAFPRPADQAQSAEPVGADRSSALEVEKKLLKTAFQPVQRRPQNQLDAAMVLSALSSS encoded by the exons ATGTCTTTCCCCCAGCTGGGCTACCAGTACATCAGGCCGCTGTACCCGGCGGAGCGCCCGGGGAGCGGCGGCTCCCGCGGCGGCGCCGAGCTGGCCCCGTCCGGGACCCTCTCCAACGTGCTCTCCTCCATGTACGGCGCGCCCtacgccgctgccgccgccgcccaGGGCTACGGAGCCTTCCTGCCCTACGCCGCAGAGCTGCCCATCTTCCCCCAGCTG GGCGCCCAGTACGAGCTGAAGGAGAGCCCGGGGGTGCAGCACGCCGCcttccccccccaccacccTGCCTTCTATCCCTACGGGCAGTACCAGTTCGGGGACCCGTCGCGGCCCAAGAACGCCACACGGGAAAGCACCAGTACCCTCAAGGCCTGGCTTAACGAGCACCGGAAAAATCCCTACCCTACCAAGGGAGAGAAGATCATGCTGGCCATCATCACCAAAATGACCCTCACCCAGGTCTCCACCTGGTTCGCCAACGCGCGGCGGCGGCTCAAGAAGGAGAACAAAATGACCTGGGCCCCCCGCAGCAGGACGGACGAGGAGGGCAACTCCTATGGCAGCGACCACGAGGGGGAAGAGGACAAGagggaggacgaggaggagatCGACCTCGAGAACATCGACACCGAGAACATCGAAAGCAACAAGGACGAGCTCGAGGACGATCTACAGGATGCCGACCTCCTGCACTCCGACTCCAAGACGGACTCGGAGGGATCCGAAGGCTTTGAGGACCTGCCCGGCTCCGAGGAGCGCTATGACAAGGCCTCCGATGGGGAGCCGCACCACCTCCGCCACCACCACctgcaccaccaccaccaccatcaccaccaccacaagTGCGAGCTGCCCGCCACGGCCGCACCCGTCGGTCCGGAGCCCCTcaagccgccgctcccgccgccgccgccgccccacCTCTCGCCCccctcctctgcctcttcctcctccgCCTCCTCCCCGACGGACGGCGCTTTGGCCGGCGCCTTGCCGAAACCCAAGATCTGGTCGCTGGCCGAGACGGCCACCAGCCCGGACAACCCCCGCAAATCTCCTGGCGGCGGCTCTCCACCGGCGGCCGCCCCCCAGCCGCTGCCGCTGCCCACCCCGCCGCCCCACAGACTCGTCTCCTCCTGCCCCCTGGGCAAGTTCCCCAACTGGACCAACCGCGCATTCCCGgcccaccaccaccccccacACCCTCTGGCCTTACTGAACACTCCCcacctgctggggctgggggccgCCCCAGCCgccccccccgccgccgccttCCCGCGGCCCGCGGACCAGGCGCAGAGCGCGGAGCCCGTCGGAGCAG ATCGATCTAGTGCCTTGGAAGTAGAGAAAAAGTTACTAAAGACAGCTTTCCAGCCAGTGCAGAGGCG gcccCAGAACCAACTTGACGCCGCTATGGTTCTATCGGCACTCTCATCATCATag